One genomic region from Bradyrhizobium icense encodes:
- a CDS encoding DUF5984 family protein, which translates to MLINFNLTPIEEIVPWGQPGSHSLHWFGLTYGEYWIQAGDAALFEYSDHARNAGAKRYCDYQVVRLYEDLMEILPSILEPVPEPLVPYICGEPAKAWQNAYDAWRDRSDDVLDTDYFCEVADAAVAWSGKRRLDSTYLSPSANIAIWSDQEHVHIEWDNRDRHFDGKPAWSAVLGSYQMPRDEFIEEMKSFHVRLMDQMAARVDQVVAGRLPSDIQIDLPGLVREHEQRGRSLDSALRFVPQTDWQQTERAIREILMARGGV; encoded by the coding sequence GTGCTCATCAATTTCAATCTTACGCCAATCGAAGAGATCGTTCCTTGGGGGCAGCCCGGAAGCCATAGCCTCCATTGGTTTGGCTTAACTTACGGCGAATATTGGATACAGGCGGGCGACGCCGCACTCTTCGAGTACAGCGATCATGCGCGGAATGCCGGCGCAAAGCGCTACTGCGATTATCAAGTCGTCCGTCTTTACGAAGACTTGATGGAAATACTTCCTTCCATATTAGAGCCGGTTCCTGAACCGCTTGTGCCTTACATCTGCGGCGAGCCAGCGAAAGCTTGGCAGAATGCCTATGACGCGTGGCGTGATAGAAGCGACGATGTCCTTGACACGGATTATTTTTGCGAAGTCGCTGATGCGGCAGTCGCGTGGAGCGGAAAGCGCCGGCTGGATAGTACCTACCTTTCTCCGTCTGCAAATATCGCAATTTGGTCCGATCAAGAGCACGTTCACATCGAATGGGACAACCGCGACAGGCACTTCGATGGCAAGCCGGCATGGTCAGCGGTTCTCGGCTCTTACCAAATGCCTCGAGACGAATTCATAGAAGAGATGAAATCGTTTCACGTCCGGCTGATGGACCAGATGGCTGCCCGGGTAGATCAAGTCGTTGCAGGCCGCCTTCCGTCCGACATACAGATCGACTTGCCAGGATTGGTAAGGGAGCACGAACAACGGGGGCGATCGCTCGATTCCGCCCTGAGATTCGTTCCACAGACCGACTGGCAACAAACTGAAAGAGCGATCCGTGAAATCCTCATGGCGCGGGGCGGGGTCTGA
- a CDS encoding NAD(P)-dependent oxidoreductase, with product MTKVAFIGLGRMGHGMAGRYLDAGFSVAVWNRSKAKAEDLIPRGARWASSPADAADSADAVVTMVADDEASRLVWLGQDGAAAKMKAGSLAIECSTVSHQHALDMASELRGRGLSYIDCPVTGLPQAAAAGKLTLLVGADAADLDRAKPYLAPIGDVIRHFGAVGTGTVFKLINNLMGAVQIASLAEGIAIAEQAGLDMNLVAEALATGAVASPQVIRHSKRMVARDFSGASFTSALRYKDAAYAVKLAENLLADAPLVGRAAVEAYARAKAEMPDEDEGRMIEIVSRPK from the coding sequence ATGACCAAAGTGGCCTTCATCGGGCTAGGACGGATGGGCCACGGCATGGCCGGCCGCTACCTCGATGCCGGTTTTTCGGTCGCGGTGTGGAATCGTAGCAAGGCCAAGGCGGAGGACCTGATCCCGCGCGGCGCGCGCTGGGCCTCGTCGCCGGCGGACGCCGCCGATAGCGCCGATGCGGTAGTGACCATGGTCGCCGACGACGAGGCGTCGCGGCTCGTTTGGCTCGGCCAGGATGGCGCGGCTGCCAAGATGAAAGCGGGCAGCCTTGCGATCGAATGCTCGACGGTATCGCACCAGCATGCGCTCGACATGGCGAGCGAACTGCGCGGGCGCGGGCTCAGCTATATCGATTGTCCCGTCACCGGCCTGCCGCAAGCGGCGGCGGCCGGCAAGTTAACCTTGCTCGTCGGCGCTGACGCGGCCGATCTCGATCGGGCGAAACCCTATCTCGCGCCAATCGGCGACGTGATCCGGCATTTCGGCGCCGTCGGCACCGGCACCGTCTTCAAGCTGATCAACAACCTGATGGGCGCGGTGCAGATCGCAAGCCTCGCCGAAGGCATCGCGATAGCCGAGCAGGCCGGGCTCGACATGAACCTGGTGGCGGAGGCGCTGGCGACCGGCGCGGTGGCAAGTCCGCAGGTGATCCGCCATTCAAAACGCATGGTGGCGCGCGATTTCTCCGGTGCATCGTTTACGTCAGCCCTCCGCTACAAGGATGCAGCCTACGCGGTGAAATTGGCCGAGAACCTGCTGGCCGACGCGCCGCTGGTCGGACGCGCTGCGGTCGAAGCCTATGCGCGTGCGAAGGCCGAGATGCCCGATGAAGACGAAGGCAGGATGATCGAGATCGTGTCGCGGCCGAAATAG
- the prfB gene encoding peptide chain release factor 2 (programmed frameshift) produces MRAEVERLVEEIKQSVGLLRRHLDVEKSTARLAELNKLAEDPNLWNDPQKAQKLMQERTSLVDALEGIGKVERELDDNVEMIALGEAENDEGVVVEAENALKALKKEVARRELEALLSGEADKFDSYLEVHAGAGGTESQDWAAMLLRMYTRWAENHGFKIEYLEETLGEEAGLKSATIQISGHNAYGWLKTEAGVHRLVRISPFDSNARRHTSFSSVAIFPVVDDSIKIDIRESDVRTDTMRSGGAGGQHVNKTESAVRLTHIPTGVAVVCQAGRSQHKNRAQAWDMLRARLYEIELKRREEQAAADQAAKTDIGWGHQIRSYVLQPYQMVKDLRTGVQTSDTSGVLDGDLDEFMAATLAQRAFGTAPGQVEDVD; encoded by the exons ATGCGCGCGGAAGTCGAACGCCTCGTAGAAGAGATCAAGCAGTCAGTCGGGCTGCTGAGGAGGCATCTT GACGTCGAGAAATCGACGGCACGGCTGGCCGAGCTGAACAAGCTCGCCGAAGATCCCAACCTCTGGAACGATCCCCAGAAAGCCCAGAAGCTGATGCAGGAGCGCACCTCGCTGGTGGATGCGCTCGAGGGCATCGGCAAGGTCGAGCGCGAGCTCGACGACAATGTCGAGATGATCGCGCTCGGCGAGGCCGAGAACGATGAAGGCGTGGTGGTCGAGGCCGAGAATGCGCTGAAGGCCCTGAAGAAGGAAGTCGCCCGCCGCGAGCTGGAAGCCCTGCTGTCCGGCGAGGCCGACAAGTTCGATTCCTATCTCGAAGTGCATGCCGGTGCCGGCGGCACCGAAAGCCAGGACTGGGCCGCGATGCTCTTGCGCATGTATACGCGCTGGGCCGAGAACCACGGCTTCAAGATCGAATATCTGGAAGAAACGCTTGGCGAAGAGGCCGGCCTCAAATCCGCGACCATTCAGATCAGTGGGCACAATGCCTATGGCTGGCTGAAGACGGAAGCGGGCGTGCACCGCCTGGTGCGGATCTCGCCGTTCGATTCCAACGCGCGCCGGCACACCTCGTTTTCGTCAGTAGCGATCTTTCCGGTCGTCGACGACAGCATCAAGATCGACATCAGGGAATCCGACGTGCGCACCGACACCATGCGCTCGGGCGGCGCCGGCGGCCAGCACGTCAACAAGACCGAATCCGCGGTGCGGCTCACGCATATTCCGACCGGCGTCGCAGTGGTCTGCCAGGCCGGCCGCTCGCAGCACAAGAACCGCGCGCAAGCCTGGGACATGCTGCGCGCGCGGCTCTACGAGATCGAACTGAAGAGACGCGAGGAGCAGGCCGCCGCCGATCAGGCCGCCAAGACCGATATCGGCTGGGGCCATCAGATCCGCTCCTACGTCCTGCAGCCCTACCAGATGGTGAAGGACCTGCGCACCGGCGTGCAGACCTCGGATACGTCAGGCGTGCTCGACGGCGACCTCGACGAGTTCATGGCGGCAACCCTGGCGCAGCGCGCGTTCGGCACCGCGCCCGGGCAGGTCGAGGATGTGGATTAA